From the genome of Nicotiana tabacum cultivar K326 chromosome 2, ASM71507v2, whole genome shotgun sequence:
AAACATTTTAAGTTAAGTAGTGATTGCTAGATCTGACTCTACCTAGTGTTTAGTAAATCCTCCTTAAATCATGATATTCATAGCTAGCGTTTGGTCATAAATTCCtaaatttattctgaaaaatttgatttgggtgaaatttggtttggaaaaacatgaaacatgacttatacccacaagttctaaaaactatcacaaatacccaacattaccattatcaataacattcattatattatcgcaaaccataatcctgaacataaataaatttgatacaaaattatcactTTTATAATGatctacatgatacactatcagatgaccgagaatACGAAGAAAcatcgttacaaaataataaattgtgggttcttttataaaatacaacagtttggggcaattttaaaaaaatataatagtgatattttggcctaAAACAAGCTATTgaactggttttgggatttgagatttgggatttgaccaaaatgtaggcaaaatctatgatcaaacatgtgtttgccaaataaaatccaaatttattttgacaaaatttatggccaaacgggtacTAGTGTCGTTGTACTCGTTGAATACATTTgtacaatatgaaaacaaaaACTACATAAAAGGAGTAATTTAACCACTAGGTGTTGCAAACTACGActtatttgtttaaaagatttAATAGTTAGGCGACAAACATAACAATCACCTAGGAGTTGAAGCTCTTTTAATTAAGTATATTACATCTCCCACTTGGAATTTTTTGGTCTACTAAAGCTATTAATATTAATGAAGTTTACTGTTAATTGGAAGGCCAGCTTTGTAGCAACGATCAAGTTGTATTCGTGTGATTCTATAGGTGAACGCAAGATGTTTTGTGCATCGGGCTGCCCCTGCCCTCTATTGTTAATTGTGATCGATTAATCACATCATTTGAATTTGCCTACTGTAAAACTTGGATATAATAGACATTGCTGAGTCATTTACAGTGGCTGGTAACCAAAAGAAcagcaaattaaagaaaaaaacacATTGTTCATATTTTAAACACAGGCCTTAAAAACATAGACAGACATAGACAGAAGGTCTCAGATTGGAAACAGAACTAGTAAAGCTTAACTTAAAAAACTTCTTAACAATTTCACAAAATAtgatcaaaaaatattttctttcccaGGAACTGCACGCATTTAACTTATCAAGTCTTTAGAGTTGCATTAACCAAGTTGTTGCTGAAATCCCAAAGGTTACGTGCTAAAGCTTCGTCTCGTGCTAGCTTGCTTGGCTTGTACTCGTTGCAGTCATGGAAGTACTTTCCTGTCACCCCCTTCAGTCTTGGATGGAGGGCAACATAGCATGTTGTAGCTGCTCCCTATAAAATAGAATCATTGTCAAtatcaatatttattttcttcttcgaAATCTAATGACAGTCAATCTAACTATTGTTGTAAAATTGACTAGACATATTACTCATATTGAACCTTAACACTATAGTACTACAGGGAGTATTGAGGTAAATAAGTTAAAGAGAAAAAATAGCAGTATGTTTTTATACAGCTGATATGTGTAGTATATTCCTTTAGTTGCAGTTGTTTTGATGTTGTGTTCGGAGTTATAACATCGAAATAATCAGATATCATGCACAAGCTagtaatgctctgataccatgataaatATATGAAGATTGAGCCTAACTTAACCtcaaaagctagctcatgaggtgAGAATTGCCCAAGCGACCAAGTCCCCCCATCCTTTAGCCGATGTGGGAGGCTCAACACCCTCTTCCCGCACGCCCAAGCCTGCCAACTGGAGCGTGAACAATATAATATGGGGGCCCAACATCGGTGAAACATAGAATTGGGATGGGTCCGGCTCTCATATCACTTGTTAAAATCGAAATAATTAGGTGTCATGCGGATCTTAACAAGTGATATTAGAGTGAGGTTCAAGACAGGTTCATCTAGGCGGGTTTGGTTCTAGCCGCAACATATTTGATGGTAATCATCACAAGCgtttgttgtctgatttatcgttGTCAAGGTTTGCATGACAAATTATTTCAATCATAACACTAGTAATTCACTTATGTGATAAGGTGTCGTCACAAAAGGTTAAAATCCTTGCAAGGAATTAATTCATTTACCTGAGGAACATTCTTCCACAGGAAACAAGTGAAAGCCCTTAAAATTCCTGTCAAAGAAAATACAAGTAAATCTCATAAAAATGAGTATCGTCGTGCTATTATTTTTTGTGAGTGGTTATATAAACAAATACATACTCATCAAAAGAGCAGAATGCCTCATGAGGTTTGTCATTATTAAACCTGGATGCACTGAGTTGACATTTATATTTGCTTCTTCTTCCTGCAATTAAGAAGAATATTACACTTTTTAAAGTATTCTGAGTATATAGACAGGTCCAATTAAGATAAACAAAAGTGTTCCATCAAAATTTTAAACGACAGAGTGATCTAGTTTTGATAAGCAATTGCCTCCTCTTACTGACAGATTTTCAGTAAGCAAAAAAGTTTATTGAATTACCTGCAAGCGGCGAGAAAGTTCATTGGCATGTAATATATTGGCTAATTTGGATTGCCCGTATGCTAGTTTGTCTTGATAACTGGTTCAAAGAAATGATAAATGAGTGAAAATTAAAATGAGTAGTCACAGTTTTTGCAATTGGATATACTAGCGTGTCTAAATTTTAGTGGTGCAAAGGTTGATTGGTTGGTGTACCTTCTCTTGTTATTGATCTTGTGAAATCTTATTCCTTCTTTATATGGGCAAAGGTGAGCTACTGATGACAAGTTCACAATCCTACCCTGAATACCACTAGCTTTTGCTGTTTCCTTCATTTTGTCTAGAAGAAGATTAGTCAAGTAGAAGTGACctgaaaaaacaaagagaaatagACATAGGTTTGAGAATTAAACCCAGTTGCATCCATTAGAGCTTGAGGCGGAGCCACATGTAATAAAGGGAGTTTAATTGAATCTCCTTCCACAGAAAATTATTATGTGTAAACAGGCTAACGACAATTTATAAATCGATGAATTGCCTTGACATAATCCTAAATATGACATTCTTGTACTTTGACTCTGCTACTTATTAGTGTGATTTCTGCCAAAATGTGTATTTCGAGTTACATGCATAGGGTATTATATATACCTAGATGATTTGTGGCGAATTGCATCTCTATGCCATCTCCGGAAAGCTGAAATGGACAAAACATAATACCTGCATTGTTACTGATATGCAAATTCTCATTAGCTAAACATATAGTTTTAGTAAAAATGAAAAGACACACTGGAGAAAGATAGATCGAGAGTCAATTACATTAAGATGTTGAGAGGAAGGTTAAGTGCTTTGAAATTATCAGCAAATGCCTTGACAGATCTAATTGAACTCAGGTCAAGTTTCTCAATATCAACGCGAGCAGCATTATTGTCCTTGAGAATACGCTGTTTTGCTTCATCTGCAGCCTCCATATTTCTTGCTGCAATAACCACATGGACATTCCTCATTGCTAAAACTCTTGCTGTCTCTAAACCAATGCCACTTGCACCTCCTGTTGTCGCAATACATTATCATAAGAAGTTTAAAAATAAGCTAAAAATTCAAACTTGCTCTTCCTCCTATAAGGAACGCGGTTTTACTTGAAAATTACCAAGAGCAACATATGTATTCAAAAAACACAATTAACCACATAACAGCAAGTATTGCTTCTCAAAGATTTGATGGAATGGCCCCGCCCACCCAGAGCGCTTATGTTATACAGAacaaaaactagtcaaataaagaaatattttttatttcttttttcaaaagcaAATCTATATGCCACCTAGTTcattttagatatttttttaagcaaaaaagaagaagacatcAAACAAGCTGGTAGATCACACAAGCTCATATAAATAATGTACAACCACCAATATTGCAAGACAAAAAGTCAAaagcttaataaattaaaaacaTCACAAGTACTACTTAGAAAATCTTTGTCTAGAACAAACTGCTGAGCTCATAAGaaacaagaaaatataaaaaaaatatataaaaataagaaACCCCATATTATTCCAAGTAAGCTAGGTGAACCAAAGAGTCAATGACCAGCTATGAACTTTCACCTAAACATCtactatcatttttatttttatttttcttttagtttaacCATCTGATATTCAACATTCACTGCGCCGATTAATCTGAATTCACATCAGACAAACCATAACGAAAGGTAAACTCGCCTATATATATCAGTCATTTACTTCCACGTAACATGGATCTATTAGTGCACTATAGGGTGTATACCACTGTATTACGACTGTAAGATATGCATTGACAAAGTAGAAGATAGTTATACACAATGAGACCATTGTAATTATAAGTAAATCACTATAATAAACATTACTTAGTATAACCTAATAAACACTGATAACTGACTTGCATTCTATAGGgtagtccggtgcactaagctccgcTACGTatagggtccggggaagggtcgAACCACAAGGCTCTATTAACGTACGCAACCTACACTGCATTTCTGCGAAAAGATTGTTTCTGCGGCTCGCACCCATGACCTACTGGTCATATGGCACTAACTTTACTAGTTATGCCAAGGCTTATGTTCCTGACTCGCATGCTATAACATGTTAAATTACAACGATAACGGGACTAAATATGAACCTAACCAGTAACAATGGCTGTAAGATTGGAGCCATCAATGCCATTAGTAACTTGCTCAGCAGTGGAAGCTGATCCAAAACCACTTGGACCTGGTCTACCTGTTATCAACCTAAACATTTTCTCACCCTATATATAAATTCTCGAAAAATATATAACACACAGTTTTCaaacaaggaagaaaaagagagacTCTCTTAACTTATGATGTTATATGAACTGAGAAAGCAGAAACCAATTTGGTTCAAAATATAAAGAGTATAGGACTTGGTTCAAAATATAAAGAGTATAGGACTGTTCAagaagatataattaatttgaaGGGGCAAAAAGACAATGACATAACGGTTGCAATGAAAGAGAGAATTATGGGTGGTGTTGAGAGTTGTGAATATAGAAGAAATTATTTGTTGGGttactatatatatagtagatgAAATTATTTGTTGGGAAATTTTGGTAAAGAATTCGGTACTATAAAACAGGCACATTCAATGTCCAAGTCGGTGACTGCCAGTAATTAGCTTCACCAACCTTTCAACTGTTTTCTTGTTTttagatttaaaaaataagagtTTAATTTTTGTGCACATATTAAAATAATCTATAATAACAGATAACTCTCTATAATAATCATGATTTGGTAGCATAGAAATTTATCTAAATAACGTATTGTAACTTGTTAAATATTCTGAAAGtatcaaagaaaaattatattatcaTTTATATTAAGTTATATTAAATctaaaaaataaacaagtaattaaaagaagtaataatataaataatttttacactatagtgtattttgatctatttagcaggtaatttcttatttttcaagtaattaatctcatGTAGATTATTACTTATGGTTGACTTAATAGTACAAAAGTTTATTTATACTGGTAGTGTATAAACTTGAACGTAAAAAAAGAATTTATATATTTCATGCAGATATATCTTATTGACATAATCTCAAATTTTGAATATTATATTCTCTATGCTATGGTTTGTTGACCATAATTGTTTTTGCATGGTTGATAGAGGTTTCCAGattacaacttttgtttttttaAGCAATCCAAGTCCAgccattttgatttttttggcaTTGTATATGATTGCACGTTTTAAATTTTAATTCCTTAATATTTATCGTATCTAATTGTCACAATTCGAaattcgggaccgtgatggcgcctaacatttcacttaccaggcaagccaacgttagaataatattagtcattttaaaataattttaaattaattaataacaaaggaacaaatgtggaaacaaagtctgaaataaagtgaataatccataatgatagcgatgtctaaataccatcccaaaactggagtcacaagtacacgagcttctagaataatacaaacaagggtctggaaaaaaataaagttgtctgaaagaaagcacacaactaaaaataaagtagaaggggacttcagaactgcgaacgccatgcagttatacctcaagtctcctgcgaatagctgaatccgagcaaatctactatacgccgctgggaccaactccggtgtgatgacccaaaatgtcatctttaaatttaataattaattatgtgttctaagacctcaaaaagcactatttatcatttctcgacttgcgtgcgcagtccgtaaaatttttcgaaaagttttttttgtgaaaaatggattaaaatatgaattagagctttaaaactcaattgagttgactttggtcaatatttttgagaaaacggactcgcatcagtattttaacagtttcggtaggtccgtacgtgatttgggatttgggcgtatgcccggaatcaaatttcgaggtccctagctcgagatatggaattatgatgaaaaattaaaagtttaagttcaaatagtgatcggatatcgaattatgtgcaaacgaccccggaatagaattttgatgattccaacagctccgtatggcgattttggacttaaaagcgtgatcgaaattttatttggaagtacgtagtgaaattaggcttgaaatggctaaaacaagaatttaagtttggatgtttgaccggggagttaactttttgataccggagtcggaatacaGTTCCGAAAGTTTtcatagttccgttatgtcatttatgacttgtgtgcaaaatttgaggtcaatcgaagttgatttgatatgtttcgacatcgaatgtagaagttggaaattataagtttcattaagcttgaattggggcataATTCGTGGCTTTAGCGtcgttttaggtgatttgagatttcaaataagtttgtatgatgttttacgacttgttgatatatttggttgaggtcccgagggtctcgggtgagtttcggatgattaacggatcaaaagttggacttaaaaagctgctgtaaTTTTTCCTTCTACTGAATAttttgggctgtgatcgagcccagatatcgagcccatgGTCGACGGCCTGAGGCGAAGCCAGGGAcaaggctcagtatcgaagccatgatcgaaggtccagctcgaggtccatgatcgaaggcaatgcTCGAGGGCCATGAGCGAAGGCAatgctcgagggccaggatcgaggctatgatcgaaggaccgggctcgatgccataatcgaggccatgactgaggtccaggctcgagcttgtgatcgaagccacgatcgaggcctaggctcgagggccatgatcgaagccacgatcgaggcctagttcgaggcccagttccgaaggctgtctcggcagttttataaaaagagggcattcgtcccattcgccatttttaataaattggagcttgagcagaggcgattttggatagatttttaAGAAAAGACATTgaagtaagtgattctaactggGATttagtctatatacacaaatatatcattatttttactatttaattagtgttttgagattgaaatttggaaaatttttaaaaatctcatagaaacgaatttttgagatttcgatatcgattcggagtcggatttgagtgaaactattatagttggactcgtaattgaatgggttatcggatttcataactttttccggattccgagacgtgggcctcatagacaaatttttaattaattttagatttttattgaaaaatatagtattttcggaattgattcctataatttttaataattgtatcgaattattcttggctagattcaagccagaTAGAGATTTTAACGCGACGTGGTGATCGAAAAGtgaactttgagacaaggtaagtctcttgtctaatcttgtgagaggaaaattaccccatatgtaattaaattaaataattattgctaattgtgggggctacgtacgcatcaggtgacgagagtccgtgcgtagctactattaatgctaaagttcgggtagtttaagactcaaagtatgaattacttgtgtatATTGTATCCGTTTATTTAAtcaatattatttatatatatatatatatatatatatatatatatatatatatatatata
Proteins encoded in this window:
- the LOC107788371 gene encoding short-chain dehydrogenase TIC 32 B, chloroplastic-like isoform X1; protein product: MFRLITGRPGPSGFGSASTAEQVTNGIDGSNLTAIVTGGASGIGLETARVLAMRNVHVVIAARNMEAADEAKQRILKDNNAARVDIEKLDLSSIRSVKAFADNFKALNLPLNILINNAGIMFCPFQLSGDGIEMQFATNHLGHFYLTNLLLDKMKETAKASGIQGRIVNLSSVAHLCPYKEGIRFHKINNKRSYQDKLAYGQSKLANILHANELSRRLQEEEANINVNSVHPGLIMTNLMRHSALLMRILRAFTCFLWKNVPQGAATTCYVALHPRLKGVTGKYFHDCNEYKPSKLARDEALARNLWDFSNNLVNATLKT
- the LOC107788371 gene encoding short-chain dehydrogenase TIC 32 B, chloroplastic-like isoform X2, producing MRNVHVVIAARNMEAADEAKQRILKDNNAARVDIEKLDLSSIRSVKAFADNFKALNLPLNILINNAGIMFCPFQLSGDGIEMQFATNHLGHFYLTNLLLDKMKETAKASGIQGRIVNLSSVAHLCPYKEGIRFHKINNKRSYQDKLAYGQSKLANILHANELSRRLQEEEANINVNSVHPGLIMTNLMRHSALLMRILRAFTCFLWKNVPQGAATTCYVALHPRLKGVTGKYFHDCNEYKPSKLARDEALARNLWDFSNNLVNATLKT